A stretch of the Ascaphus truei isolate aAscTru1 chromosome 4, aAscTru1.hap1, whole genome shotgun sequence genome encodes the following:
- the LOC142493708 gene encoding glutathione S-transferase 3-like isoform X2: MEMTGQNSTVLTIAVGSLITAGCTNISAERGPYISFTLSAPCDGKSRTGIWLKKPNFTTSMEEVEWNPYAGCLPQLVLRIDMYVGGTTDLMEIILPHPFLSPEEKQKHVNVITQKAKDRYFPVYENVLKENGQDFLVGNRFSWADVQLLESVLMVEEKCANVLSDFPLLQDFKARISEIPAIKKFLDPGSQRKPQPDDKYVETVRAVLQMYYNVAFK, translated from the exons ATGGAAATGACTGGGCAGAATTCCACAGTTCTTACTATTGCTGTGGGATCCTTGATCACCGCTGGATGCACCAACATTTCTGCAGAGCGAGGACCATACATTTCCTTTACTTTGAGTGCTCCATGTGacg GTAAATCAAGAACTGGAATATGGCTGAAAAAACCAAACTTTACTACTTCAATGGAAGAGGTAGAATGGAATCCATACGCTGGCTGCTTGCCACAGTTGGTGTTGAG GATTGATATGTACGTGGGAGGGACAACTGATCTTATGGAAATCATTCTGCCCCATCCATTCCTGTCGCCTGAGGAGAAGCAAAAGCACGTTAATGTCATTACACAGAAGGCTAAAGACAGATACTTCCCAGTCTATGAAAAT GTCTTAAAAGAGAATGGACAGGACTTCCTGGTTGGAAATCGGTTCAGCTGGGCAGATGTACAACTGCTGGAGTCTGTCTTAATGGTGGAGGAAAAATGTGCCAATGTCCTCTCTGACTTCCCACTGCTACAG GATTTCAAAGCTAGAATAAGTGAGATTCCTGCAATTAAGAAATTCCTGGACCCCGGAAGTCAACGTAAACCTCAACCCGATGATAAATATGTGGAGACAGTGAGGGCGGTTCTCCAGATGTACTATAACGTGGCTTTCAAGTAG
- the LOC142493708 gene encoding glutathione S-transferase 3-like isoform X1 — translation MAEKTKLYYFNGRGRMESIRWLLATVGVEFEEEFLETREQYEALIRDGALLFKQVPMVDIDGRKMVQTKAILQYIAAKYKLYGGDLKERALIDMYVGGTTDLMEIILPHPFLSPEEKQKHVNVITQKAKDRYFPVYENVLKENGQDFLVGNRFSWADVQLLESVLMVEEKCANVLSDFPLLQDFKARISEIPAIKKFLDPGSQRKPQPDDKYVETVRAVLQMYYNVAFK, via the exons ATGGCTGAAAAAACCAAACTTTACTACTTCAATGGAAGAGGTAGAATGGAATCCATACGCTGGCTGCTTGCCACAGTTGGTGTTGAG TTTGAAGAGGAGTTTTTAGAAACGAGGGAACAGTATGAAGCATTAATTCGAG ATGGAGCGCTGCTGTTTAAACAAGTCCCAATGGTTGACATTGATGGGAGGAAGATGGTGCAGACTAAAGCCATCCTACAGTATATTGCCGCAAAATACAAACTGTATGGGGGAGACCTCAAGGAGAGAGCACT GATTGATATGTACGTGGGAGGGACAACTGATCTTATGGAAATCATTCTGCCCCATCCATTCCTGTCGCCTGAGGAGAAGCAAAAGCACGTTAATGTCATTACACAGAAGGCTAAAGACAGATACTTCCCAGTCTATGAAAAT GTCTTAAAAGAGAATGGACAGGACTTCCTGGTTGGAAATCGGTTCAGCTGGGCAGATGTACAACTGCTGGAGTCTGTCTTAATGGTGGAGGAAAAATGTGCCAATGTCCTCTCTGACTTCCCACTGCTACAG GATTTCAAAGCTAGAATAAGTGAGATTCCTGCAATTAAGAAATTCCTGGACCCCGGAAGTCAACGTAAACCTCAACCCGATGATAAATATGTGGAGACAGTGAGGGCGGTTCTCCAGATGTACTATAACGTGGCTTTCAAGTAG